A window of Geothrix edaphica genomic DNA:
CGATCCAGCTGTCCATGTCCAGCGTTCACAAGGTTTTCGAGACGGGCACTCCCATCTGGATCCTCAATGTCGCCGAAGATGGCCAGTTGCGCAGCCAGCACTCGATCCAGCGCCTCGAGCTGAAGACCATCCTCTGCCTGCCGCTCCTGCTGCAGGGACGGCGCATCGGCGTGGTCTACCTGGACAGCCGCCGCCCCATCATCGAGCCACCGGACCGGCAGACCTTCGAGGCCATCGTCTCGCTCTGCGCCATCGCCATCGAGCGGACCCGCCTGTCCGAGGAGAACCTGCGCAGCCACGTGCTGGCCACCGTGGGTCAGGTGGCGAGTTCCATCGTCCACGACTTCAAGAACGGCCTCTTCGTGCTGCGCGGTCACGCGGACCTGCTCGAGCTGTCCACCGAAGACGCCAAGGTCCGCCACCACTGCCGCAAGATCCTGGAGTGCGTGGACCGCCTCACGCATCTCAGCCAGGACGTGCTGGACTTCGCCAAGGTGCGCGAGCCCCGGCGGGAGACGGTGGACCTGCGCCCCTTCTTCGACGCCATCATCGAGCCGCTGGTGCCCCGGGCCGCCGAGATGGGCGTGCTCCTCCGGGCCGAAGGGCCGGCCTGCCTGATCAAGCTGGATCCCGGACGCTTCACCCGGGTGATGGAGAATCTCCTGGCCAATGCCCTGGATGCCACCGTCGGCATCAGCGGCGAGGTGCTGGTGAGCTGGGTCCAGGTCACCGGGGGCGTGCAGGTCCGCGTGAAGGACCAGGGCCGCGGGATTCCCAAGCGCGTCATCAAGCGGATCTTCGAGCCCTTCTTCAGCTATGGGAAGAAGAAGGGAACCGGGCTCGGCATGGCCACCGTGAAGAAGATCGTCGAGGAACACGGGGGCACACTGGAGTTCATCAGCGAAGAAGGAGAGGGGACCGAGGTCGTCATCCTCCTGCCCGACCACCCCATCACCGGGACGATCAAGCTCTCGGATGAGTCCACCGGCGAACACCGCAACCTGGGAGCTGAGCGGGTATGACCTCCATCCGCACCGGCCTGGGGTTCGATGTCCACCGCTTTGCGGCTCCCGAGGAAGGCCGCCCGCTGATGCTCATGGGCTGCGCCATCCCCCACGACCGGGGCCTGGCCGGCCACAGCGACGCGGATGTGATGCTGCACGCCCTCATGGACGCCCTCCTCGGCGCGGCGGGCCTGGGCGACATCGGCCTCCACTTCCCGGACACGGACCCCACGTACCGGGGCGCCGATTCCACCGTCCTGCTCGAGCGGGTGATGGGCGACCTCGCGGAACGCGGCTGGCGTGTGGCGAACGCGGACGTGTGCCTCATCGGCGAGCGGCCCAAGATCGGCCCCCACCGCCAGCGCATGCGGGACCGCATCGCGCCGCTGCTGGGCATCCACGCCGAGGCCCTGAATGTGAAGGCCACCACCACCGAGAAGCTGGGCTTCACGGGCCGCGGCGAGGGCCTGGCGGCCCAGGCCGTGGTGCTGATCGAGCGGATCTAGCGCCTTCCCCTCACCAGCTCCGCCAGCGCCTCCGGGGTGTTGAGTTCGGGGTGTTCGATCACCGCCTCCAGCAGCTCGCGCTGCAGGGCCCCCAGCCAGGGGCCCCCGCCCCGCCCCGCCAGGGCCATGAGGGCCGCCCCATCCAGGGCCAGGGCCTTCACCGTCAGGGGCGGAGCCGCGGCGGCCAGGGCTTCGAGGCGGGCCAGGATGGCGGCGTGCTCGCGCTCCCGGGCCTCCAGGTCCAGCCCCTTGGCGCGCTGATCCGCCAGGCGGAAGGCCCCCCAGCGCACGAGGTCCAGCCCGTCCTCCCCCAGGCGCCGCAGGAAGCGCCGGCAGGCCGCATCGCCCCAGTCCCCCGCAGGGTGCGTGCCGTGGTGGCGCACCAGGGCCAGGACCTCGCGCCGGAGGGCATGGGCGGCCTTGAGCCGGTCCAGGACGGTCGCCGCCAGCTCCAGCGAACCGGCCTCGTGCCCGTGGAAGCTCACCTCGCCGTCCGTCCCCATGACCTTGGCCCCAGGCTTGCCGGCATCATGCAGCAGGGCCGCCCAGCGGAGGCCTGGATCCACCGGGGCCAGGCGCACGGCCTCCAGCGTGTGGCGCCACACCTCCCAGCGGTGGTGGCGGTTCTGCCCGCAGCCGATCATGGGGCGCAGCTCCGGCAGCCAGAGGTCCAGCAGCCCGGTCTCCGCCAGGAGCTCCAGGCCCCGCTCGGGCTCTTCGCCGCAGAGCAGCTTGGTGAGCTCGGCGAGAACCCGCTCCACCGCCACCTTCCGGGCCACCTCGAGCCGTTCGGGGATGGCGGCCAGGGTCCCGGCCTCCACCTCGAAGCCCAGCTGCGCCGCGAAGCGGCAGGCCCGCAGGGTGCGGAGGCCATCCTCCGCGAACCGGAGCAGAGGATCGCCCACGGCCCGGAGGGTCCGCGCCACCAGATCCGCCCGGCCGCCGAAGGGATCCACCAGGTCGCCGCCCCCCACGGGCAGGGCCATGGCGTTGATGGTGAAGTCCCGGCGGGAGAGGTCCTCCTCCAGGGACACCCCCAGCTGCACGGACTCGGGTCGCCGCCCATCCAGGTAGTCGCCATCGCTGCGGAAGGTGGTGATCTCGACGGGCCGGTCCTCCAGCATCACCGTCACGGTGCCGTGCTGGAGGCCCGTGGGGATGACCTTCAGCCCGGCGGCCCGCGCCCGGTCCATCACGGTCCGAGGCAGCAGCTTCGTGGCCAGATCCCAGTCCGCATGAGGGCGTCCCAGGAGTTCATCGCGGACGGCGCCCCCGACCACCACCAGCTCCGCCCCGGACCCGAGGGCCGCCTGGAGGCGGAGCAGCGGAGGCCACATCAGCCAGCATCTCCGGCAAGCTTCACCAGCGCCTCACCCTCCACGCGACAGGTGAGCCAGGGCCGCATCACCCTGGCACCGTGGGCCTCATAGAACTCGATGGCCGGTGTGTTCCAGTCCAGCACCTGCCAGACAAAGCGGGTCCAGCCCTCCTTCACCGCCAGGGCAGCCAGGTGCCGAAGCAGGGCCTGGCCGATGCCCTTGCCCCGGAAGGCGGGGCGCACGAACAGGTCCTCCAGGTAGATGCCGGGCTTGCCTTCCCAGGTGCTGAAGTTGAGGAACCAGAGGGCGAAGCCCGCAGGCTGACCATCCCATTCCGCCATGGTCACCTTCACCAGGGGATGCTCCGAGAAGGCGTAGCGCTGGAGGTCCGCCTCGGTAGCGACGGCCGCCTCCGGCTCGCGCTCATAGTCCGCCAGCTCCCGGATGTACTGCAGGATCAGCGGGGCATCGGCGGGGACGGCAGGACGGAGGCTCAGCATGCGTCTATGCTAACCGGATGGATCGCGACACCGCCCTGCGCCTTCATGAGGCCATGCTGCTCACCCGGCTCGCGGAGGAGCGGTTGGTGAAGCTCTTCCGCCAGGGCAAGACCCTCGGCAGTGTCTACCGGAGCCTGGGCCAGGAGGCCACCGCCTGCGCCACGGCCATGGCCCTGGGGCCCGACGATGTGATCGCCCCCATGATCCGCAACCTGGGCTCTATGTTCGTCCGGGGCGCCACACCGCTGGAGATCTTCCTCCAGTACCTCGGCCGCGCCACCGGCCCCACCGGGGGCCGCGAGCACAACAACCACTTCGGCTCGGTGGCCCGGGGCATCCTCGCTCCGACCTCCATGCTCGGCGCCCTGATCCCCGTGATGGCGGGCGTGGCCCTCAGCTTCCGGCAGAAGGGCGAGCCTCGCGTCGCCATGACCTGGATCGGAGATGGCGGCAGCTCCACGGGCGCCTTCTACGAGGGGCTCAATTTCGCCGTGGTGCAGAAGCTCCCCCTCATCGTCATCGGCGAATCCAACGGGTACGCCTTCTCCACGCCCCCGGACCGCCAGATGGCCGGCCGGATGGCGGAACGCTCCCAGGGGGCGTTCACCCTCACCGTGGATGGCAATGACGCCGCCGCCGTGTATGCCGCCGCCGCCCAGGCCCGGCAGCACTGCCTGGAAGGCAAGGGACCCGCCTTCCTCGTCTGCGAAACCTTCCGCATGAAGGGCCACGCCGAGCATGACGACCAGCGCTATGTGGACCCCGCCCTTCTCGCCCAGTGGGCCGCCAAGGATCCCCTGCCCCGCTTCGAGGCCTGGCTGGCCCTCCGGGGGTGGACACCAGCCCCGGACCTCCGCGCCCGCCTCGAGGCTGAGCTCCTCGCCGCGGCCGAGGCGGCGGAGGCCGCTCCCTGGCCCGACCCGGCCACGCTGGAAGCGGGGGTCTTCTCGACCTAGACTCGGCCCGGGCCCATGGGGACCGATTCATCCACAATGAGGCACCCGTCACGGCCCTTGAGGGTTAGACTTTCCCTGTCATGGGGGATTCTGTGTTTGTTCTCGTTCTGAATGCTGGCTCTTCGAGCCTGAAGTTCAACCTCTTCGACATGGTGAAGGAGGTTTCCATCGCCGAGGGCATGGCGGAGCGCATCGGCCTGGCCGAAGCCAACCTCGCCTGCGTCATCGGCGGGGAGAAGCGCAAGGAATCTCT
This region includes:
- a CDS encoding ATP-binding protein translates to MAQRYQLLIRDRHGFERTIPLARSVTVGRQSLCDVVLSDNMISRNHLRLELQDDTWWAEDLKTTHGSFCNDKPLGRMAWEPGTPLLLADGAYTLTLVRTDHSSSEIHLQAILDAAQLLAQEVDLEDMLEQSLDRLLSISGTDRGFLMLLEDGELASRVQRNLGQELEGAIQLSMSSVHKVFETGTPIWILNVAEDGQLRSQHSIQRLELKTILCLPLLLQGRRIGVVYLDSRRPIIEPPDRQTFEAIVSLCAIAIERTRLSEENLRSHVLATVGQVASSIVHDFKNGLFVLRGHADLLELSTEDAKVRHHCRKILECVDRLTHLSQDVLDFAKVREPRRETVDLRPFFDAIIEPLVPRAAEMGVLLRAEGPACLIKLDPGRFTRVMENLLANALDATVGISGEVLVSWVQVTGGVQVRVKDQGRGIPKRVIKRIFEPFFSYGKKKGTGLGMATVKKIVEEHGGTLEFISEEGEGTEVVILLPDHPITGTIKLSDESTGEHRNLGAERV
- the ispF gene encoding 2-C-methyl-D-erythritol 2,4-cyclodiphosphate synthase, with protein sequence MTSIRTGLGFDVHRFAAPEEGRPLMLMGCAIPHDRGLAGHSDADVMLHALMDALLGAAGLGDIGLHFPDTDPTYRGADSTVLLERVMGDLAERGWRVANADVCLIGERPKIGPHRQRMRDRIAPLLGIHAEALNVKATTTEKLGFTGRGEGLAAQAVVLIERI
- a CDS encoding CCA tRNA nucleotidyltransferase, translating into MWPPLLRLQAALGSGAELVVVGGAVRDELLGRPHADWDLATKLLPRTVMDRARAAGLKVIPTGLQHGTVTVMLEDRPVEITTFRSDGDYLDGRRPESVQLGVSLEEDLSRRDFTINAMALPVGGGDLVDPFGGRADLVARTLRAVGDPLLRFAEDGLRTLRACRFAAQLGFEVEAGTLAAIPERLEVARKVAVERVLAELTKLLCGEEPERGLELLAETGLLDLWLPELRPMIGCGQNRHHRWEVWRHTLEAVRLAPVDPGLRWAALLHDAGKPGAKVMGTDGEVSFHGHEAGSLELAATVLDRLKAAHALRREVLALVRHHGTHPAGDWGDAACRRFLRRLGEDGLDLVRWGAFRLADQRAKGLDLEAREREHAAILARLEALAAAAPPLTVKALALDGAALMALAGRGGGPWLGALQRELLEAVIEHPELNTPEALAELVRGRR
- a CDS encoding GNAT family N-acetyltransferase; this translates as MLSLRPAVPADAPLILQYIRELADYEREPEAAVATEADLQRYAFSEHPLVKVTMAEWDGQPAGFALWFLNFSTWEGKPGIYLEDLFVRPAFRGKGIGQALLRHLAALAVKEGWTRFVWQVLDWNTPAIEFYEAHGARVMRPWLTCRVEGEALVKLAGDAG
- a CDS encoding thiamine pyrophosphate-dependent dehydrogenase E1 component subunit alpha, whose translation is MDRDTALRLHEAMLLTRLAEERLVKLFRQGKTLGSVYRSLGQEATACATAMALGPDDVIAPMIRNLGSMFVRGATPLEIFLQYLGRATGPTGGREHNNHFGSVARGILAPTSMLGALIPVMAGVALSFRQKGEPRVAMTWIGDGGSSTGAFYEGLNFAVVQKLPLIVIGESNGYAFSTPPDRQMAGRMAERSQGAFTLTVDGNDAAAVYAAAAQARQHCLEGKGPAFLVCETFRMKGHAEHDDQRYVDPALLAQWAAKDPLPRFEAWLALRGWTPAPDLRARLEAELLAAAEAAEAAPWPDPATLEAGVFST